In Rattus rattus isolate New Zealand chromosome 9, Rrattus_CSIRO_v1, whole genome shotgun sequence, a genomic segment contains:
- the LOC116909552 gene encoding keratin-associated protein 9-1-like isoform X1, with translation MTNSCCSPCCQPTCCRTTCCRTTCWRPSCVTSCCQPCCQPSCCGSSCCQPCCQTTCCRTCFQPSCVSSCCSTPCCQPCCCVSSCCQPCCQPSCCQSSCCQPRCCQSSCCQPSCCQPRCCISSCCQPCCQSSCCQSSCCKPCCKPFCLNLCCQPACSGPVTCTRTCYQPTSVCVPGCLSQGCGSSCCEPCSC, from the exons ATGACCAACTCCTGTTGCTCCCCTTGCTGCCAGCCCACCTGCTGCAGAACCACCTGCTGCAGGACCACCTGCTGGAGACCAAgctgtgtgaccagctgctgccagccctgctgccagcccagctgctgtggCTCTAGCTGCTGCCAGCCTTGCTGTCAAACCACCTGCTGCAGGACTTGCTTCCAACCAAGCTGTGTGAGCAGCTGCTGCAGCACACCCTGCTGCCAGCCTTgctgctgtgtgtccagctgctgccagccctgctgccagcccagctgctgtcagtccagctgctgccagcccaggtgctgtcagtccagctgctgccagcccag ctgctgccagcccaggTGCTGTAtctccagctgctgccagccctgctgccagtccagctgctgtcagtccagctgctgcaagccctgctgcAAGCCCTTCTGCCTCAACCTGTGCTGCCAGCCAGCCTGCTCTGGACCTGTGACCTGCACCAGGACTTGCTACCAGCCCACAAGTGTCTGTGTGCCTGGCTGCCTGTCCCAAGGCTGTGGGTCCAGCTGCTGTGAGCCATGCAGTTGTTGA
- the LOC116909552 gene encoding keratin-associated protein 9-1-like isoform X2: protein MTNSCCSPCCQPTCCRTTCCRTTCWRPSCVTSCCQPCCQPSCCGSSCCQPCCQTTCCRTCFQPSCVSSCCSTPCCQPCCCVSSCCQPCCQPSCCQSSCCQPRCCQSSCCQPRCCISSCCQPCCQSSCCQSSCCKPCCKPFCLNLCCQPACSGPVTCTRTCYQPTSVCVPGCLSQGCGSSCCEPCSC, encoded by the exons ATGACCAACTCCTGTTGCTCCCCTTGCTGCCAGCCCACCTGCTGCAGAACCACCTGCTGCAGGACCACCTGCTGGAGACCAAgctgtgtgaccagctgctgccagccctgctgccagcccagctgctgtggCTCTAGCTGCTGCCAGCCTTGCTGTCAAACCACCTGCTGCAGGACTTGCTTCCAACCAAGCTGTGTGAGCAGCTGCTGCAGCACACCCTGCTGCCAGCCTTgctgctgtgtgtccagctgctgccagccctgctgccagcccagctgctgtcagtccagctgctgccagcccaggtgctgtcagtccagctgctgccagcccag gTGCTGTAtctccagctgctgccagccctgctgccagtccagctgctgtcagtccagctgctgcaagccctgctgcAAGCCCTTCTGCCTCAACCTGTGCTGCCAGCCAGCCTGCTCTGGACCTGTGACCTGCACCAGGACTTGCTACCAGCCCACAAGTGTCTGTGTGCCTGGCTGCCTGTCCCAAGGCTGTGGGTCCAGCTGCTGTGAGCCATGCAGTTGTTGA
- the LOC116910078 gene encoding keratin-associated protein 4-1-like, with protein MVNSCCGSVCSEQGCDQSPCQESCCQPSCCQTTCCRTTCCRPSCCVSSCCRPSCQTTCCRPVCCQTTCRPSCCRPVCCQTTCRPSCGVSSCCRPVCCQTTCCQSSCCRPVCCQTTCRPSCGVSSCCRPVCCQTTCRPSCGVSSCCRPVCCQTTCCRTTSCGPSC; from the coding sequence ATGGTCAACTCCTGTTGTGGCTCTGTCTGCTCTGAGCAGGGCTGTGATCAAAGTCCCTGCCAGGAGAGCTGTTGCCAGCCAAGCTGCTGCCAGACTACCTGCTGCAGGACCACCTGCTGCCGCCCCAGCTGCTGTGTCTCCAGCTGCTGCAGGCCCAGCTGTCAGACCACCTGCTGCCGCCCAGTCTGTTGCCAGACCACTTGCCGCCCCAGCTGCTGCCGCCCAGTGTGCTGTCAGACCACCTGCCGCCCTAGCTGTGGAGTGTCCAGCTGCTGCCGCCCAGTCTGCTGCCAGACCacctgctgtcagtccagctgctgccgCCCAGTGTGCTGTCAGACCACCTGCCGCCCTAGCTGTGGAGTGTCCAGCTGCTGCCGCCCAGTCTGTTGCCAGACTACCTGCCGCCCCAGTTGCGGAGTGTCCAGCTGTTGCCGTCCAGTCTGCTGCCAGACCACTTGCTGCCGTACAACTTCCTGTGGCCCCTCTTGCTGA